One Dermacentor andersoni chromosome 6, qqDerAnde1_hic_scaffold, whole genome shotgun sequence genomic window carries:
- the LOC126523411 gene encoding uncharacterized protein, which translates to MAAPVAAFSREIVITIEGRHYFLNVLNAGQVQAALLDKGIVTTYEEPDWIRLTVTDYNLANNFLQQVPDIQALSHPSNINIPENTVDVALHRWNDEGHGDAALPFGTNFRILYRGVSNEHARKLASIVIDLVLNIPHLGLTSWYRILALSME; encoded by the exons ATggcggctcccgtggccgcgttCTCGCGGGAGATTGTCATCACTATTGAAGGAAGGCACTACTTTTTGAATGTGCTCAATGCAGGCCAAGTACAAGCTGCCCTCCTTGACAAAGGC ATAGTGACAACATATGAAGAGCCCGACTGGATACGTCTGACAGTTACAGACTACAACCTCGCAAATAATTTTTTGCAGCAGGTGCCAGACATCCAAGCACTGTCACATCCTTCAAACATAA ACATTCCAGAAAATACTGTAGATGTGGCACTACACAGATGGAACGATGAGGGCCATGGGGACGCAGCCTTGCCGTTTGGCACCAACTTTAGAATCTTGTACAGAGGCGTCAGCAACGAGCACGCAAGAAAACTGGCGTCTATCGTCATCGACCTTGT actgaacatcccacatcttggtttgacttcctggtacaggatacttgcacttagcatggagtga